In Melospiza melodia melodia isolate bMelMel2 chromosome 30, bMelMel2.pri, whole genome shotgun sequence, the DNA window TGCAGCACCTGCCTGGGATCACACAGACATGGAAGGGTGGCAGCTGGAACCCAGGGGCGCTGCAGGGCTGTTAGAACCACTGAGCTGTTGTGGACTGCTGGGACTGAAAGGAGAGCCACTGTTGCATGCAATGGGTCAGGGAATGGGCTGAGAGAACCCTCCAGGGGATGCCGGTGGTTCACTTTCTATTTCCTTTGCTATGATCCATCTCCTCCCAGCTGCcctctgtcactgtcatattttccaaaaaatcccttcgccagcatttctcctcctgggaagctgaggaacCTCAAAAAGAAATCCTGGcacagggatttttcagaaaacatgacagtgaCAGCCCTCCCAGCGGAGCCCCTCACGCACTGGGCGTCCTCTCCCTCCAGCAGCCGGCGGTACGTGGCGATCTCCTGCTCCAGGCGGCACTTGACGTCCAGCAGGACCCTGTACTCGTGGTTCTGGCGCTCCATGTCGCAGCGCAGCTCGGCCAGCTGCTCCTCCACGCCCGTGATCAGCATCTGCAGCTGGGCCAGCTGGGTGCCGTAGCGCGCCTCGGTGTCGGCCAGGGTGCCCTCCAGCGCCGCTTTCTGCGGGACGGCCACGGGGATGGGCTCAGGGGGtggccagggtgggcacagccctgcattGCCCTCCCTGCATGCCCAGCCCTGGTACCGTGCTGAGCTGCGACTGCAGGTCGATCTCCAGGCTCTGGATCGTGCGCCGCAGCTCCGTGATCTCCGTCTTGCCGCTCTGCAGCTGCTCCGTGTTGATGGCCACCTCCCGGTTCAGCTCTTCTGTCTGCAGAGAGGCAAAGCCCTCAGAGCCCTGGCCTTCCCCCTAAGACTAGCCACCCTCCTAGCAGGACTGCAAAACCAACCCTCCGCCCCATTAGGCCACCTCCTGCCAGAAGGCACCTCTAACTCCATTAATCCCAGCCCTAATCCTAATGGAAACAACAAGCCTAGTTAGCACTGGGTGTATGCCTAACAGCAAACCTCACAGCAGGCCACCTTCTCATCCAACTCATCTCTACAGCCACAGCAGCCCTACTTTCCACAATACCAGCAGTTTAGTTTCTAACTCTACTAATTCTCTTCTTACTAGCCATCCTAGAGGTAGCAGTAGTGATAATCCAAGCCTATGTCTTCATGCTCCTACTGAGCCTTTACCTACAAGAAAATATCTAACTCTCAGTGGCACACCAAGCACATTTTGTCACGTAGTAGACCCTTCCTAGTCCCTGACCCATCctaggagcagctgctgctctcctaACCACCTCAGGACAAACAGTATGATTCCACTACAACTCCTTATTCTATTCCACTATACTCGTCATGTTCCAATGATGATGTGATGTTGTATGAGAAAGCAGATTCCAAGGCCACCACACTCCCCCTgtacagcagccccagccccagccctgtgctcagtgctcagccccagctcctcacCTTGCTGAAGAACCACTGCTCGGCATCCCTGCGGTTCTTCTCCGCCAGGCTTTCGTACTGCTCCCGCATCTCCGCCAGGATCTTGGTCAGGTCGATGCCAGGAGCAGCGTCCATCTCCACGCTGATCTCCCCACCCACCTGCCCACGCAGGGCAGTCATTTCCTGACACAAAAAGAGAAGCACATCATCATAATGCAATTCAAGAACCAGCATTTAAAATGTTCCTCTTGAGAAAGATCTCTTCAGCAAAGTGAGCATTTGGGGGCTGATCAAAAGGGAGCAAATTGGGGTATTTGCTCCATGACCACAAATAAAATCATTCAAGTTCTTGTGAAATCCCCACTGGAGTTAATTTTCCAGAGAATAAAGCAGTGCCTGTAGGTGGTTCATTTCTCAGGGAACTGTCCTTCCCAGCCAGAAGCTGCAAGGGCTATTAATAAACCTCTAACAGCCACAATGGGTATTACTAATGTGGATTTCCACAGGCTCCAGGGAGGATGTGCTGCTGTCCAGAGAGCATCCCCTCTTGCTGCCTCACCAGCACTTCTCACCTCCTGCCCAGCAGTTCAGAACCCAGCACAGCCTTAAAGGGTGGACCAGAACTCAAATTTCACTACCCAGAGTGGCCTTTTTAGAGCCTGACTCTGTGCTCACCTCCTCGTGGTTCTTCTTCAGATAAGCCAGCTCCTCCTTCAGGTTCTCAATCTGCATCTCCAGGTCAGCTCTGGACAGGGTCAGCTCGTCCAGCACCCGGCGCAGGCCATTGATATCGGCCTCAACACTCATGCGCAGAGCCTGCTCCGACTCAAACCTGGGGGCACAAACACACTCAGCAAAgctgcaccagccctgccagctggacacacagcccctgtctgtgcctccACACTGCTGTTGGCATCGTGACATGGCCCCATTGACAATTTTCCTAGGGGAAGCTCTGAGCAAAGTGGGGGGAAACTGATAAAGAAGTGTCCACCTGAGTCTATAACATCACCCTGCTCCTTACACCAGGCTTTGGTactgccctgggctctgtggAGTTGCACACACACATTAAGAGCACAGTGAGGCACAGGGCAAGGTCTCTGTACCAGAGATAAATCAGCAACAGGAATAAAATTGTGGGTTTGGAATGAACCAACATAATCCCTGTGTGCCTGTAGGGCTGAGACAACCATCTGCTTTGGAAATTGCACCCTCATTTTGAAGGCTTTGCTTCCACACTGCCTTTCTGGGGTGTGGACAGGATTTTCTCCTCATTTCATCAAACTTCCCTGCACActttattccatttttttccaggaaatgtgtcttACTTAGTCCTGAAGTCATCTGCTGTCAGCCTGGCATTGTCAATCTGCAGCAGGAGGTTGGAATTGTCCACTGTGGCCGCCAACACCTGGGCAGTGAAAGATAAAAGAGTGTCAGGAATTCCTCCTGGCTGAGTGTTGGGACAGGAACAACACTTTTGGGGAAGTTTGGCATTTCCTTAGCAGTAGTCAGGACAAGTGAGATGCAGCTGAGACTGACTGCTGGTTACTCCATGACCTCCCTTTCCAAAAATCCACCAGTAAGCATTTCAAAAGGCAGTGAGGCCACATAAAATGTGTGAGATCTGATGGTGGCCTTTGTTCCTATCCTCCAGGGCAGGTGCTGTTTGTGGAAAGGTCAGAGGGACCAGTGGGGTGTCTGTGCTTGTTACACTTTATTCTGGGATGGATTTAATTGGTTGGCAGCAGAAACAGAGCAAAAGGCAGTG includes these proteins:
- the LOC134431092 gene encoding keratin, type I cytoskeletal 14-like, whose translation is MSTSVRQYSSSTSLKGFGSLGGGSSRVSSVRVGAGGYRAPSVHGGSGSYSVSSRVVSGLGSAFGGSYCSSAGGALGGGFGGAYGAGFGAGFAGGFGGFGGGDGILPAGEKETMQNLNDRLANYLDKVRALEEANTDLEVKIREWYKKQAPGPDRDYSPYYRTIEELRNKVLAATVDNSNLLLQIDNARLTADDFRTKFESEQALRMSVEADINGLRRVLDELTLSRADLEMQIENLKEELAYLKKNHEEEMTALRGQVGGEISVEMDAAPGIDLTKILAEMREQYESLAEKNRRDAEQWFFSKTEELNREVAINTEQLQSGKTEITELRRTIQSLEIDLQSQLSTKAALEGTLADTEARYGTQLAQLQMLITGVEEQLAELRCDMERQNHEYRVLLDVKCRLEQEIATYRRLLEGEDAHMSSHYISQPVKEGPVTTRQIRTIFEEVQDGKVISSREQITQAAH